ACTGGTATTGGAAAACTGGGGGATACTGGTCCGGGGAACTGGTCTGGACTGGTCCAAACTGGTCCAGAGAAACTGGAGTTACTGGTCCAAACTGGTCCAaactggtccgtactggtccaAACTGGTCCGTACTGGTGGGGGCATCCTGGGGGTCCCAACCCCCCCTTTAAGGCACTGGGACTCCCCGGGGCTTGGGGGCGGGAGGGGCaaaatttgggtgaattttgggggattttgggtgaaatttggggcaaAATTTGGATGAATTctgtgggaattttgggttcattttgcggtgaaattttgattaatttttgggtgattttggggtgaatttttggaggattttaaggtgaattttgggtgaattttggggtgatttttgggctgatttgAGGTAATTTTGGAGtgaattttgggctgatttgAAATGAATTTTGGAttaattttggggtgatttttggggacaattttgggtgattttaaggtgaattttgggctgatttttgcataattttggtgatttttggggtggattttggggtgatttcgtGTGAATTTAgggatgattttggggtgaattttcgGGTGAATCTTGACTGATTTTGGAGGAATTTTACAGTGAATTTTGAGTGAATTTTGGATTAATTTTCGGGTGAATTTTgagtgaattttggggtaaattttggggtgaattttggggtgaattttgagTAAATTTTAGctgaattttgggtgaattttagGGTAATTTGGGATGATTTTAAGGtgaattttgggctgaattttgggctgattttggaattattttaaggtgattttttgggtaattttcaggtgattttgggggtgaattttggctgatttcagctgattttgggctgattttggaattattttaaggtgattttttgggtaattttcaggtgattttggggtgaatttgggtgTAAATTTCGGGTGGATTTTgagtgaattttggggtaattttaaGGTGAATTTCGGGGTGAATTTGAGTGATTTTTGATGGATTTAGGGGTGAATTTCGGGGTAATTTGGGATGATTTTAAGGTGAATTTGGAGGTGATTTTGGGTCGattttggaattattttaaggtgatttttgggtaattttcagctgattttggggtgaattttggtgTAAATTTCCGAGaaaattttgggtgaatttcgGGGTAATTTTGGTGCAAATTTCAGGGGAATTTTGAGTGAATTTGGGGGTAATTTGGGATGATTTTAaggtgattttgggctgattttggaattattttaaggtgattttttgggtggattttgagtgaattttggggtaattttaaggtgaattttggggtaaatttcggggggattttggggtgaattttcaGTAAATTATGGCTGAATTTCAGGTGATTTTTGATGGATTTAGGGGTGAATTTCAGGGTAATTTGGgatgattttgggctgatttttgggtgattttgggctgattttggaattattttaaggtacatttttgggtaattttcagctgattttgggctgaattttgggtgatttttgggctgaattttgggtgattttggaattattttaaggtgaattttgggctgattgcagctgattttgggctgattttggaaTTATTTTACGCTGAATTTTTGGGTAATTTTCAGCTGATTTGGGGCtgaattttgggtgatttttgggctgaattttgggtgattttggaattattttaaggtaaattttgggctgatttcagctgattttgggctgattttggaattattttaagCTGCATTTTTGGGTAATTTTCAGCtgatttttgggtgaattttgggtgatttatgggctgaattttgggtgattttggaattattttaaggtaaattttgggctgatttcagctgattttgggctgattttggaattattttaagCTGCATTTTTGGGTAATTTTCagctgattttggggctgaattttgagtgatttttgggctgaattttgagtgatttttgggctgaattttgaggaattttgggctgaattttgggtgattttgggctgattttggaattattttaagCTGCATTTTTGGGTAATTTTCAgctgattttgggctgaattttgggtgatttttgggctgaatttggggctCATTTGGGGCAATCCCCGCCCCCCTACACCGGGGTCGTTTTCCTGTTCAGGGTCCCGGTGCCCCCCCCGGGGGTCTCGGCCcctccccccgcccctccccccccctgCAGCGTCAGGAAAGCcccgggggggggcgggggaggggcggggccgggcgtgccgggcggggccgggggtggGAGGGGCGCAGCCCCAGGGGGCGGGGGAGGGGGAGACGAAGCCACGCCCACTCCGGGCGGGGGGAGGGGCCCTTCCCCGCCGGCCCCTCCCCCCCTGCTCAGGGTGTACATGGAAATCTCAGCGGGGGGAGGGGAGGCCGAGGCCTTCCCACGCTGCGGCTGCTGCGCCTGCgcggagggaggggaggggtcaCGTGACTTGCCGCTGGAGCGCGAGCCCGAGCGCGagcggcggcgcggggggcggggcctggacagagggggcggggcctgccGGGGTAAAagcggcggcgcggggggcggggccggcggagggggcggggccttgCGGTGACGCTCGATGTAGAGGTTGACGGCCAGGACGCCGATGGCCTCGGCCAGGATGAAGGAGACGCCCCCGAAGTAGAAGCTCCAGCCGTAGCTGTAGGGGGAGGGGCGGCGCTCCCCGTCCCGccgggggggggaggggaggccGCCCCCTGACCCCTCCCCCCCGGCGTTGGCCGAGATGTAAACGATGACGCCGATGATGTTGGAGAGGCCTGGCGGGGAAGGGGTTAACAAGGGGAatgggggggggtttggggggggggggattcGTTAATTCATcgataaattaaaaaaaaaaaaattaattaaaaaatgaattttaaaaattaatttttaaaattcattttaaatgaattgtggaaaaattaatttttaaatttcattttaaatgaattgtgcaaaaattaagttttaaaattcgttttaaaaaaaaaatgaatttgaagaaatgaatttggaaaaaaatgaatttaaaaaaaaaatatgaattggAAGacgaattttaaaaaaatgaattttgaaaattcattgcaaaatgaattttaaagaatgatttttaaaaaatgaattttaaaaaatgaattttgaaaATTCATTGCAAAACGAATTTTAaagaatgaatttttaaaaaaaatgaataaaaattaattttaaatggatttcaaaaaattaatgttaaaaaaatgaacttaaaaaaatgaatttgaaaacgaattttaaaaaaatgaattttgaaaattcattgcaaaatgaattttaaagaaTGAATTCTaagaaatgaataaaaattaattttaaatgaatttcaaaaaattaatgttaaaaaaatttaaaaaaaatttaaaaatgaattttaaagataatttttaaaaaattaattaaaaattaatttttaaaatgtgttttaaaaattaacttacaacttaattttcaaaaatgaattttcaaaaattgaatttttaaaaattaattaaaaattaattttcaaaaaattgaattttaaaaaatttaatttaaaaattctttttaaaatatgaattttaaaaattaatttaaaattaatttttaaaaatgaatcttcagaaattgaattttaaaaaatgaatttaaaatttctttttaaaatattaattttaaaaattaatttaaaatgaattttttaaaattaattttaaaatatgaattcagaaaggaatttttaaaaatgaagttttaaaaattaattacaaaattgatttggggtggatttgggttGAATTCTGGAGATGGAATTTTcaatggatttggggtttttggggatggatttttggggtgaatttggggttttggggatggattttggggatgaatttgggggttttggggatggaTTTTTGAGGTGAATTTTGGTGGTTTGGGGAAGGATTTTGGAGATGGGTTTTTAAATGGTtttaggggttttggggatggatttttggtgtggatttgggggttttggggatggattttggggtttttgggatggattttggagatggattttgggggttttggatggattttggtgatggattttttaatggatttgggggttttggggacggatttttggggtgaatttgggggttttggggatggatttttggggtgaattttggggttttggggatggatttttggggtgaatttgggggttttggggatggatttttggggtgaattttggtggttttggggatggattttggtggttttgggaaggattttggaGATGGGTTTTTGCATGGTtttaggggttttggggatggatttttggggtgaatttgggggttttggggatggatttttgaggtgaatttgggggtttttgggatggattttggagatggattttttttaatgaatttgggggttttggggatggatttttgaggtgaatttgggggttttggggatggatttttggggtgaattttggtggttttggggatggattttggtggttttgggaaggattttggaGATGGGTTTTTGCATGGTtttaggggttttggggacggatttttgggtgaatttgggggtttttgggatggattttggagATGGGTTTTTGAAtggattttggtggttttgggatggatttttggtgtggatttgggggttttgggatggatttttggggtgaatttgggggtttttcacCCCTCACTCACCCGCGGCCACGAAGAGGATgctgggatggatttgggatggatttgggatgaattttgggaaggattttggaGATGGGTTTTTGCATGGTtttaggggttttggggatggatttttggtgtgaatttggggtgttggggatggatttttggggtgaatttggggtgttggggatggatttttggggtgaatttgggggtttttgggatggattttggagATGGAATTTTGaatggttttgggggttttggggacggatttttggggtgaatttgggggttttggggatggattttggggatggAATTTTGGaatggttttgggggttttggggatggagttttggggtgaatttggggttttggggatggagttttggggtgaatttggggttttggggacggatttttggggtgaatttgggggcaCGGCCACGAAGATGATgctgggatggatttggggtggattttggggtgaattttggtggttttgggatgATTAGGAAGGATTTTGGAGATGGGTTTTTGAATGGTtttaggggttttggggatggatttttggggtgaatttgggtttttttaaccccTCACTCACCCGCGGCCACGAAGAGGATgctgggatggatttggggtggatttgggatgaattttgggctgatttttggggtgaattggggatttttaacCCCTCACTCACCCGCCGGCCACGAAGAGGATgctgggatggatttggggtggattttggtggttttggatggattttggaGATGGGTTTTTGAATGGTtttaggggttttggggacggatttttggggtgaatttgggattttttaaccCCTCACTCACCCGCGGCCACGAAGAGGATGCCGGCGCCGAGCACCAGGCTGGTCCTGGCGCGCCGCAGCCGCGAGGCCGCCacgcagagcccccccagcagcagcagcaccgcGCTCAGGATGGGGAAAATGCTCGAGGCCCGGACCACGCCTGCGCGGGGAGAAACGGCCAATCAGGGCCCGGCAGAGGAACCCCGGCGGCCAATGGGGGCGCTGAGGACGGGCGGCCAATCAGGGCCCGGCAGAGGAACCCCGGCGGCAATGGGGGCGCTGAGGACGGGCGGCCAATCGGGGGGAAGGGTGAGAATGGGAGGTGGAGTTGGGACCAATCAGGGAGCAGGAATGGAGGGCTGACCAATCAGAGCGCAGTGTTGGAAAGGGATCGGGGAGTTCTGACCAATCAGAACCCAGCAATGGAGGGGAGTCTGGGAGTTCTGACCAATCAGAGCGAAGTGTTGGAAAGGGATCGGGGAGTTCTGACCAATCAGAGCCCAGCAAtggagggggaggggggggtcAAATTTGGGAGTTCTGACCAATCAGAGCGCAGCAATGGAAAAGGGATCTGGGGGCTGTAACCAATCAGGGAGCAGGAATGGAGGGCGGGCTGGGAGGTctgaccaatcacagcccagtTTTGGAAAGGGATCGGGAGTTCTGACCAATCAGAGCTCAGCATTGAAAAGGGATCTGGTTTGGGAGTTCTGACCAATCGGAGGGCAGCAATGGAAATGGATCGGGGAGTTGTAACCAATCAGAAGCCAGCAATGGGGAGAGTTTGGTTTGGCGGTTCTGACCAATCAGGGAGCAGCATTGGAAAGGGATCTGGGAGTTCTGACCAATCAGAGCCCAGCAATGGAGGGAGGGGTCAAATTTGGCAGTTCTGACCAATCAGAACGCAGCGTTGGAAAGAAATCCGTTATCTCCGGCCAATCACAGAGCCAGgcgtggttgccatggaaacggCGGCTGGGGAACCCggctgttgccatggcaacggcctCGGCATGGCTGGGACGGTTGCCAGGGCGGCCACTGGGTCGTTGCCATGGAGACAGCAATGCCGGGAGGATGCGGGAGCGTTGCCATGGTGACAGCAATGCCGGGAGGATGCTGGGGCGTCGCCATGGTGACAGCAATGCCGGGAGGATGCTGGGGGCGTTGCCATGGTGACAGCAATGCCGGGAGGATGCCGGAGCGTTGCCATGGTGACAGCAATGCAAGGAGGATGCTGGGGGCATTGCCATGGTGACGGCAATGCAAGGAGGATGCTGGGGGCATTGCCATGGTGACGGCAATGCAAGGAGGATGCCGGGAGCGTTGCCATGGTGACAGCAATGCAAGGAGGATGCTGGGAGCGTTGCCATGGCGACAGCAATGCAAGGAGGATGCTGGGGGCGTTGCCATGGTGACAGCAATGCAAGGAGGATGCCGGGAGCGTTGCCATGGTGACAGCAATGCAAGGAGGATGCTGGGGGCGTTGCCATGGTGACAGCAATGCAAGGAGGATGCCGGGAGCGTCGCCATGGCGACAGCAATGCAAGGAGGATGCTGGGAGCGTTGCCATGgcgacagcagcagcatcgCTGGCCCGGTTGCCGTGGAAACGCTTGGCTGGGTACCAGGCTGTCTCCATGGCAACGGGAGGATGCTGGGAACGTCGCCATGGCAATGGCTGGGCCGGGAGGATGCTGGGAgcgttgccatggaaacagaagCCAAAGTTGGGTTGCCACGGTGACACAGGGCACGGTCGCCACGGTGACAATGACAATGAGAGGGTCGCCATGGTGACAATGTCCCTGTCGCCATGGTAACTCAGCAGGGACTGGTGACAatgaggtgacagtgacacggTTGCCATGATGACAATGAGGTGACAATGTCCCCGTTGCCATGGTGACAATGACACAGTTGCCGTGGTGACAATGAGATGACAATGTCCCTGTTGCCATGGTGACAATGACGGTTGCCATGGTAACTCACGCAGCAGGTACTGGTGACAATGTCCCTGTTGCCATGGTGACAATGTCCCTGTTGCCATGGTAACTCACGCAGCAGGTACTGGTGACAatgaggtgacagtgacacggTTGCCATGGTGACAATGACATGGTTGCCATGGTGACAATGAGGTGACACGGTTGCCATGGTAACTCACGCAGCAGGTACTGGTGACAATGAGGTGACGGTGACACGGTTGCCATGGTGACAATGACACCGTTGCCATGGTAACTCACGCAGCAGGTATTGGTGACAGTGACACGGGTACCATGGTGACAATGACGGTTTCCATGGTAACTCATGCAGCAGGTACTGGTGACAatgaggtgacagtgacacggTTGCCATGGTGACAATGAGGTGACAATGTCCCTGTTGCCATGGTGACAATGTCCCCGTTGCCATGGTAACTCACGCAGCAGGTACTGGTGACAATGAGGTGAcagtgatggttgccatggtaACTCACGCAGCAGGTACTGGTGACAATGACACGGTTGCCATGGTGACAATGACACGGGTACCATGGTGACAATGTCCCTGTTGCCATGGTAACTCACGCAGCAGGTACTGGTGACAATGAGGTGACAATGACACGGTTGCCATGGTGACAATGTCCCCGTTGCCATGGTAACTCACGCAGCAGGTACTGGTGACAATGAGGTGACAATGACGCTCGCCATGGTGACAATGAGGTGACAATGTCCCCGTTGCCATGGTGACAATGACGGTTGCCATGGTAACTCACGCAGCAGGTACTGGTGACAGTGACACGGGTaccatggtgacagtgacacggTTGCCATGGTAACTCACGCAGCAGGTACTGGTGACAATGAGGTGACAATGTCCCTGTTGCCATGGTGACAATGTCCCCGTTACCATGGTGACAATGTGACGGTTGCCATGGTAACTCACGCAGCAGGTACTGGTGACAATGTAGTGACAGTGACACGGTTGCCATGGTGACAATGAGGTGACAATGTCCCTGTTGCCATGGTGACAATGTCCCCGGTTGCCATGGTAACTCACGCAGCAGGTACTGGTGACAATGAGGTGACAATGTCCCCGTTGCCATGGTGACAATGAGGTGACAATGTCCCCGTTGCCATGGTAACTCACACAGCAGGGACTGGTGACAGTGACCCGGTTgccatggtgacagtgacacggTTGCCATGGTGACAATGAGGTGACAATGACGGTTGCCATGGTAACTCACGCAGCAGGTACTGGTGACAATGAGGTGACAATGAAGGTCCCCATGGTGACAATGTCCCCGTTGCCATGGTAACTCACGCAGCAGGTACTGGTGACAATGACACGGTTGCCATGGTGACAATGAGGTGACAATGACGGTTGCCATGGTAACTCACGCAGCAGGTACTCGGCGCTGTCGTGGTCGTACTCCAGGTCCTCGGGGAAGTGATTGATGCGCAGGCACAGCCCCCGCTTCAGACCTGGGGACACCATCGGGGACAGCAtcgggacattggggacattggggacatttggggacattggggacatttggggacattggggggattgaggacattggggacattggggacattgggacattgggggcGTTGGGGGCGttgggggcattgggggcaTTTGGAgcattgggacattggggacatcattgggacATTGAGGGGGTTGagggcattggggacatggtgaccccagcagtgtcacccGTGGTCCCCAGTGATGTCACCAACGTCTCCAACCGTGTCAGAGgcgtccccaatgtccccagtgacAGCCCAGGTGCCACCAACCCCCCTGAGCCCCATCCAGGTGCCACCAATGACATCGGAAGTGCCACCAAGCCCATCCCAGGTGCCACCAACATTCCCAagccatgtccccaatgtccccaatgatgtttctgatgtccccaaccccatcccaggtgcagcaATGACATCAGCGGTGCCACCAACCCTCCCGAAccgtgtccccagtgtccccaatgatgtTCCAGGTGCCACAACCCCATCCCAGGTGCCACCAACCCTCCCGAACCACATCCCCAGTGTCACCAATGACATCCTTGGTGTCCCCAACCCTCCTGAACCATGTCCCAGTGTCTCCGATGATGTTCCTGGTGCCACCAATGCTATGCAGATGCCACCAACCCTCCTGAACCATGTGCCCAATGTCACCAATGGTGCTCCTGATgtccccaaccccatcccagGTGCCACCAACCCCATCCCAGGTGCCACCAATGACATCCGAGGTGCCACCAACCCTCCTGAACCATGTGCCCAATGTCACCAATGACATCCTTGGTGTCCCCAACTCTCCTGagccatgtccccaatgtccccaatgatgtttctgatgtccccaaccccatcccagGTGCCACCAATGACATCAGGGGTGCCACCAACCCTCCTGAACCATGTCCCAGTGTCACCAATGATGTTCATGGTGCCACCAACCCCATCCCAGGTGCCACCGACCCTCCCGAAccgtgtccccaatgtcaccaGTGACGCTCCTGGTGCCACCAACCCCGCTGAACCCCATCCCAGGTGCCACCAACCCCATCCCAGGTGCCACCAATGCTATGCCAGGTGCCACCAAGCCCCTGAACCATGTGCCCAATGTCACCAATGACATCCTTGGTGTCCCCAACCCTCCTgaaccatgtccccagtgtccccaatgatgttcctgatgtccccaaccccatcccagGTGCCACCAATGACATCAGCGGTGCCACCAACCCTCCCGAGccgtgtccccaatgtccccattgatGTTCATGGTGCCACCAATGCTATGCCAGGTGCCACCAACCCTCCCGAACCATGTGCCCAATGTCACCAACGACGTCCTTGGTGTCCCCAACCCTCCCGAACCCCgtccccagtgtcaccaatGACATCCTTGGTGTCCCCAACCCTTCTgaccatgtccccaatgtcaccaATGATGTTCATGGTGCCACCAACCTTCCcgagccccatcccaggtgccaccagccccatcccaggtgccaCCAACCCTCCTgaaccatgtccccaatgtccccaatgatgtccctgGTGCCACCAACCCTCCCGAGccgtgtccccaaggccaccgTTGCGTCCCCGGGTGTCACCTTCGAGGCAGCAGACCCTCCAGAGGCCGGAGTGGGTGAGCCCCCGTGCGCGGTGGCCGCGGTCCCCGTCGCTGTCCCCGCGCTGTTGGTGGCGTTGCCGGTGGCGTTGCAGACGCGGGCGCGCGCGTACAGCCAGTAGTCGGTGCCGATGGCGATGGCCATGAGGCCGAAGGCCGCGAAGGCGCCCACGGCCgtcagcagcacctgcaccccCCGCTCGCACCACagggccccgcccccggccccgccccccgccccggccccgccctcCCAGCGCTTCAGCGACCCCCAGAGCGGGGGAGGGGccgcgaggaggaggagggggaggggctgCGGAGAggcgggggggagggggggggcggAGGGGGAGGGGCCGGCGGTGgctccgccccctcctcctcctcctcctcctcctccccccaccgaggccccgccccctccccacagggtgaggatgcccagggtgggggaGGGTTAAAGGGGGGGAGGGGTTAAAGGGGGGAGGGGTTAAAAAAagtgggggggaggggaggggggattttggggggatttgggggtggggggaggggattttgggggtttggggaggatttgggggtgggggatttgggggggattttggggagattgggggttttgggggggttttggggggattttgggggttttggggggatttaggggggtttggggaggatttgggggtttggggggattttggggggtctaAAGGAGATTTGGGGGTTgggggaggggatttggggggttttggggtgggggaggggctgttcagaggagttttgggggtcccggggttttttggggggacgGGGGGGGGGTCGCAGGTGCTGGGGGGGGCTCTTCGCTCTCGGCCAATCAGCTGCGGAGAaatgggggtgggggtggggtcTTTAATGAGATAAAATTGGGGGGTCCCAAAgtgagggggggggggaaattggggaggGGTCGGGATCGCCCCTCCCCCTCCAAGGCACGGGAACAGCCCCggggagccccaaaatcctcccgggaccccccaaaatcctcccgggaccccccaaaatccctcaggaccccccaaaatccctcaggacccccccagatcctcccgggaccccccaaaatcccctcaggacccccaaaacccatcGAGGACCACCCTAGaagtccccaaattcccccaaaatcccctcaagaGCCCCCCAAAACCTTCCAGGACCCCCAAAGCAACCCCCGAccccccccaggagccccccaaaaccccccaggacccccaaaacccccccaggaccccccaaatccccaaaatcccccaaaaccgtTCTAAGACCCCCCTcgaaaccccccaaaatcccctcaagaccccctcaggaccccccaaaacccccccaggaccccctaAATCCCCACAggcccccccaaaacccctcctggacccccccaaaacccctcaggacccccctaAATCTCCCCAAACCCACTCAACCCCCCCCCCAAGACCCCTGGGCCCCCCAAAAacgcccccaaatcccccccaaattccccccagaACCCTCAAATTCaccccccaaattcacccccaggacccccaaatttagccccccaaatccccccaaattccccccaggaccccccaaatccccccaggcccccccaaacccccccggTCCCCCCTTTACCTCCTCCGGGCCCGAATTCTCGGGGTTCtcaccccaaattttggggctcCCGCCTCCGATTTTCGCCTTCCCGGCCTCGATTtcggggggtcccggtgccgattttggggtccccagcccaAATTTCTCCGTCCCGGCTCCGATTTTGGGATCCCCCCGAACcccaaaaaaaatttttggggGGGCCCTCGCAGCTTccgggggatttttggggattttttggggatttttgggattttttggggggatttttgaggagattttggggcgatttttgggggaatttttgggattttgggggttcccagggggaattttttggctttttcgGGGTTCCcgagggggattttggggattttttgggattttttgggattttggggggtcccggggggtccccGCCGCCGGTGCCGGTCCCGGGTTCGGCTGCGAcgtttgggggggggggagggggaggggggggatgggggggggggggaggggggaagggggagggggCCTGGAAGGTTCTGCGGTGACGTCAGAGGGGGCGGGGCCAAGGATTGAGGGGTTTGAGGGGTCCGAGCCCCGCCCCCCCCGCGGGGTTCCCATGGTAACGGGGATGCGG
The window above is part of the Agelaius phoeniceus isolate bAgePho1 chromosome 37, bAgePho1.hap1, whole genome shotgun sequence genome. Proteins encoded here:
- the LOC129134633 gene encoding LOW QUALITY PROTEIN: uncharacterized protein LOC129134633 (The sequence of the model RefSeq protein was modified relative to this genomic sequence to represent the inferred CDS: deleted 2 bases in 1 codon), giving the protein PSPTLGILTLWGGGGASVGGGGGGGGGGGGATAGPSPSAPPLPPASPQPLPLLLLAAPPPLWGSLKRWEGGAGAGGGAGGGALWCERGVQVLLTAVGAFAAFGLMAIAIGTDYWLYARARVCNATGNATNSADSDGDRGHRARGLTHSGLWRVCCLEGLKRGLCLRINHFPEDLEYDHDSAEYLLRVVRASSIFPILSAVLLLLGGLCVAASRLRRARTSLVLGAGILFVAAGLSNIIGVIVYISANAGGEGSGGGLPSPPRRDGERRPSPYSYGWSFYFGGVSFILAEAIGVLAVNLYIERHRKAPPPPPAPPPAPPLLPRQAPPPLSRPRPPRRRSRSGSRSSGKSRDPSPPSAQAQQPQRGKASASPPPAEISMYTLSRGGGAGGEGPLPPPGVGVASSPPPPPPGAAPLPPPAPPGTPGPAPPPPPPGAFLTLQGGGGAGGGAETPGGGTGTLNRKTTPV